In a single window of the Gossypium hirsutum isolate 1008001.06 chromosome A13, Gossypium_hirsutum_v2.1, whole genome shotgun sequence genome:
- the LOC107894665 gene encoding uncharacterized mitochondrial protein AtMg00860-like produces the protein MEHLRVVFQILRENELFVKEEKCSFAQQEVQFLGHIVEGGRIQIDESKIWAIVEWEPPTNVTKLRSFLGLANYYRRFIKSYSKIIAPLTDMLKKGKVWDWDPQCEKAFNQLKQVMIREPVLALPDYSKPYEARWLVFLAEFDFMMEYKPESANTVANALSRKIEFLKYATFILATKECPSEEADRLFLRHVVKYKGVPLSIINDRDGRFTGQF, from the exons ATGGAACATTTGAGGGTGGTGTTCCAAATTTTGAGGGAAAATGAGCTATTTGTCAAAGAGGAGAAGTGCTCATTTGCCCAACAAGAGGTGCAATTTCTAGGCCACATTGTGGAAGGTGGCAGGATTCAGATAGATGAGAGCAAAATTTGGGCCATTGTTGAATGGGAGCCACCAACCAATGTGACAAAGTTGAGATCTTTCCTTGGGTTAGCGAATTACTATCGACGCTTCATCAAAAGCTACTCCAAAATTATCGCACCCTTGACGGACATGTTGAAAAAGGGTAAGGTATGGGATTGGGATCCGCAATGTGAAAAGGCCTTTAACCAATTGAAGCAAGTGATGATAAGAGAGCCTGTACTTGCTTTGCCAGATTATTCGAAGCCATATGAG GCTCGTTGGCTGGTATTCCTAGCAGAGTTTGATTTCATGATGGAGTATAAGCCAGAGAGCGCAAACACTGTGGCTAATGCACTTAGTCGAAAGATAGA GTTTTTGAAGTATGCAACATTTATTCTAGCTACCAAAGAGTGCCCTTCAGAGGAGGCAGATCGTTTGTTCCTTAGGCACGTGGTGAAATATAAAGGAGTGCCACTGTCTATCATCAATGATCGAGATGGACGATTTACGGGCCAGTTCTAG